One window of the Macaca thibetana thibetana isolate TM-01 chromosome 13, ASM2454274v1, whole genome shotgun sequence genome contains the following:
- the LOC126934231 gene encoding myeloid-associated differentiation marker-like produces the protein MPVTVTHPTVTTTVGSPTVIGSPRALTQPLGLLRLLQLVSTCMAFSLVASAGAWRGYMGNWSMFTWCFCFAVTLVILLVELGGFQARFPFFWRNFPITIACYAALLCLSASIMYPITYVQFLSHGPSRDHAVAATVFSGIACLAYATEVAWTRARPGEITGYMASEPGLLKVLETFVACLIFVFISSPYLYHNWLALEWCVAVYALCFVLAALTILLNLGHCTNMLPIPFHSFLLGLALLSVLLYATALVLWPLYQFNENYGVQSWQARDVSCSDRNPYLVCIWDRRLAVTILTAINLLAYVGDLVYSAHLVFVKV, from the coding sequence ATGCCGGTGACTGTTACCCACCCAACCGTCACAACCACTGTGGGGTCCCCCACCGTCATAGGGTCCCCTAGGGCCCTGACCCAGCCCCTGGGCCTCCTCCGCCTGCTGCAGCTGGTGTCCACCTGCATGGCTTTCTCGCTGGTAGCCAGCGCAGGCGCCTGGAGGGGATATATGGGTAACTGGTCCATGTTCACCTGGTGTTTCTGCTTTGCCGTGACCTTGGTCATACTTCTCGTGGAGCTGGGCGGGTTCCAGGCCCGCTTCCCCTTTTTTTGGCGCAACTTCCCCATCACCATCGCCTGCTATGCGGCCCTCCTGTGCCTCTCGGCCTCCATCATGTACCCCATCACCTACGTGCAGTTCCTATCCCACGGCCCTTCCCGCGACCACGCTGTCGCCGCCACTGTCTTCTCTGGCATCGCGTGTCTGGCTTACGCCACCGAAGTAGCCTGGACCCGGGCCCGGCCCGGCGAGATCACTGGCTACATGGCCTCTGAGCCGGGGCTGCTGAAGGTGCTGGAGACCTTCGTGGCCTGCCTCATCTTCGTGTTCATCAGCAGCCCCTACCTGTACCACAACTGGCTGGCCCTGGAGTGGTGCGTGGCGGTGTACGCCCTCTGCTTCGTCCTGGCAGCCCTCACTATCCTGCTGAACCTGGGACACTGCACCAACATGCTGCCCATCCCCTTCCACAGTTTCCTGTTGGGGCTGGCCTTGCTGTCCGTCCTCCTCTATGCCACTGCCCTTGTCCTCTGGCCCCTCTACCAGTTCAACGAGAATTATGGTGTCCAGTCCTGGCAGGCGAGAGATGTGAGCTGCAGCGACAGAAACCCCTACCTTGTGTGTATCTGGGACCGCCGACTGGCTGTGACCATCCTGACAGCCATCAACTTGCTGGCCTATGTGGGCGACCTGGTGTACTCTGCCCACCTGGTTTTTGTCAAGGTCTAA